ACCTCGTGTTCTACCCGGATGGGGAGGAGGGCTACGACCCCGCCGATGCGGCGATGCTGTTCCCGTTCTCTGCCGACTACGCCACGCTCGTCCTGATGGATGCGGCGGGGCAGGATCTGGCGATGGACGCGCGCGGCCTCGCGCTCACGACCGAGACGTTCAACGCCCGCGTCGCTACGACGCAGCCGGGCACGTATACCCTCACGTGGCCGACGATTCACGAAGTCCCCGCCGGCTGGAGCCTCACCCTGCTCGACACGGACACGGGGAATGAGGTGAACCTCCGCGACCAGTCCAGCTACACCTTCGAGGTGGGCGGCCCGACGGCGGCGCGGCGTAGCACGGCGCTGAGCACCCTCCTCCCGGCCCAGTCCAACACCTCGGCGCGCTTCGTCATCAGCGTGAGCGCTACGACGACGGCGGGCGAGGACACGGGCACCGCGCCGGGCGAGTTCGCACTCGACGGCGCGTATCCCAACCCATTTGCCACGACCGCGACGATCCGGTACGCGCTGCCGCATGCCTCAGATGTTCGGCTGACGGTGTACGACGTGCTCGGCCGCGAGGTCGTGACGCTCTTCGAGGGCGCGCGCGAAGCGGGCCGCTACGCGGCGACAGTGTCCGGGCTCGGACTCTCCGGGGGTGTTTACTTCGTCCGCATGACGGCGGATGGGTTCGCCGAGACGAAGAAGTTCGTGGTGTTGAACTGAGCGTATACTTTTAACCCCACCAGGCCTCGCCCCGCCGAACCCTCCGTTCGGTGGGGCGAGGCGTATTACGCATACCTGGTCGTTGAAAGGGAGCGGCGGGCCGGACGTACACCAGAGCTTCATGTATAAAAACGAAGAGAACGGCCGATACCTTCGGAGTGGCGCGGAGCATGGGTGTCGCAGCCCCTTATCTTAGCGCACGTGACACGGCACATCGAAACCTAAATATGTGTGTTTTGTCCCTGCCATTTTATTCGCCGTCGCGGTCGATTTGGAGACGGGATCTCGCATTTGAAGGCACGCTAGAGCGTAGGAATTGATATTATGAGTGAATCGAACGAGTCGGCGCGTTTCAATACCCCTGATATGGAGAACGGCAGGGTTGGACCGAACGGACACGGCGCTCAGCCCGTGAATACGCTCCTGAGCGGAGGCGCGCTCCCCGGCTACCCCTCGCTTGTGGAGGAGGAGGGGCTCACCCTCGCGGAGCTGCTTCGGATGCTCCGCCAGGAGTGGCGGCTGATCGTCGCCGTGTTCCTGCTCGTGGTGCTGGCCGTCGCGGCGTACACGTTCACGCGGCAGCCGGTCTACCAGGCGTCGAGCGTCGTGCTCGTGGATACGAACGGCCGGCGGGCCTCGGGCGGGACCTCGCTCGAAGACCTCCTCTCGGTGGGCGGGTCGAACCGGACGCTCTACAACGAGGTCGAGATCCTGCGGCAGTCGCTGCCGCTGGCGGAGCGCGTGGGGGCACGTCTTCTGGAGGAAGCCCCCGAAGGCACGCCGCTCGCTGGGGGAGTAGAGGGGGTATCGCCGACGGTGAACGTGACGGCCCGCCAGATTATGGCGGGCCGCGTCCGCTTCGCTCCCATCAACGACCGCGCCGACCTCATCACGATCACGGCGATGAGCACGGCGCCGGCCGAGGCCGCGCTCATCGCGAATCTCTACGCCGAGGAGTACCGGAATCGGAGTCAGGAGACGAGCCGCGCCAGCGTCGTCAGCTCTCGGGCGTTCATCGAGGAGCAGGCGCAGAAGCGCAGCGAAGAACTGAGCGGCGTCGAAGACCGCCTCACCGAGTTCATGACGCGGGAAGGGGCCGTGGCGCTGGACTCGGAAGGCCAGAACGCCGTGTCGCAGATCGCGGCGATCGACGCGGCCATCGAGGAATCGCGGGTCGAGATCGAAGTCGAGCGGGCGGCGTTGCGCTCGCTCGAGCAGCAGGTGGAGGAGGTCGAGCCCGGCCTCGTCCGGCGGATCGCCTCGGGCGTGGAGAACGAGATCCGCGTGCTGCAGGAGCGGATCGCCCAGCTCGAACTCCAGGCCAGCGACTACTACGCCGTCGACCCGTCGCTGCGCGGCAACGAGAGCGCGAACGAGGACCTCCGTGTGATCACGACGAGCATCGCGGGCTTGCGCCAGCAGGTGGACGCGCTCTCCCAGCAGTACGTCCGGGAGGTACTTGCCGTAGGCGGCATGGGGCCGGAGGCGGGCGGGTCCGCGCTGTCGTACGTCACCCAGCTCAAGCGGCAGGTCGTCGAGAAGCGGATCCGAATCCAGGGCCTTCAGGCGCGGCTCGCCGTGCTGCAGAACCAGCTCCAGTCGTACGAATCGCGCCTGCGCGACATCCCACGGCAGACGATCGAACTCGCCCAGCTCTCGCGGCAGCGGCAGTCCACGGAGCGGACGTACCTCTTCCTCGTCGAGAAGCTGCAGGAGGCCCGGGTGGCCGAGGAGTCCGAGCTCGGCTACGTCGAGGTCATCCGTCGGGCGGACGTGCCGTGGCAGCCGGTCAGCCCGCAGCCGCTGCGCAACATGCTCGTCGGCATGCTGTTCGGTCTCGTGCTCGGCGTCGGGCTCGCGCTCATGCGGCGGACGCTCGACCACCGCATCCGTACGCCGGAGGACCTCCGCCAGCACGGGTTCAGCGTGCTCGGCGTGGTGCCGGACATGGCCGACATCATCAAGCGGAATTTCGGCGGCAAAGACCTCGTCCGCATCGACTCCCACGAGGTGCGGGCGACGCTCGCGGCGGCGCTGCACCCGCTCTCGCCGGTGACCGAAGCGGTGCGCCACCTCCGGACGAGCATCCGGTTCAGCCTCCCCGACAAGCGCGTGCAGGTGCTCCTGCTGACGAGCTCGGGCCCGGGCGAGGGCAAGTCGACCACGGCGATGAACCTCGCGATCTCGATGGCGCAGGCCGGCCACCGCACGCTCCTCGTCGACGCCGACCTCCGCCGCCCGACCGTCCATAGCCACCTCAACATCCCGCGGCAGAACGGGCTGAGCGAGCTCCTCTTCCGCTCCAGCCCGCCCGATTGGGAGGCGTTCCGCCGCCGGCTGAAGGTGACGTGGGACCACTTCGACGACGAGGTGGAAAACCTCTACGTGCTGCCCGCCGGGAAGTCTGTGCCGAGCCCCGCCGAGCTCCTCGGCTCGCGGCGCCTCCGCGACCTCGTGGGCGAGATGCGCCAGGCCTTCGACATCGTCATTTTCGACACGCCGCCCGCGCTCGCCGTCACGGACCCCGTGCTCGTCGCAACGCTCTGCGATGCGGCCGTCCTCGTGGCCGTGGCGAAGGAGACGGACTGGACGACGCTGGAGCGCGCGCGCGAGCACCTCGAAGTGTCCGGGGTGCCCGTGATCGGGTGCGTGCTCAACAAGTTCACGGGCCGCGAAGCGAAAGGCTACGGGTACGGCTACGGGTATGGCTACGGGTACGGCGCCGCCGACAGCTTCGCGCTCTCGAGCGGAGCGGAATCCCCGTCCACCCCGGCGTCCGTCGAGGTGTGACGCCGGACGTAGTCTGCGCCCGCTGTATTCTGCCTTCCCCCTCCAGTCCCGCCGCTCGATGCGTCTCGCCCTCTTCCTCTTCTGCTTCACGATGCTCGGCGCCGGTTCCGCCGAGGCGCAGACCCTCACGACGAACTCGGGCGTAGCGGTCTATCGCTACGCAAACCCGGGGCAGCCGACGATGGACGTCCGCGTGTGGGGGGCCGTCCGGTCGCCCGGCGTCTATCAGGTGGAGCGCGACATGGACCTGATCGAGGTGCTGACATTGGCGGGTGGGCCTTCCATTCCGTCAGCGGACGACCGATCGGTGCGGAACGTGCACGTCGAGATCCTACGCGAAGCGGCGGCCGGCCGCACCGCCGTGCTGACGACGACGCTCGACGCGCTGACAGCGCTGGACACGCCGCTCCCGGACTTGCAGGACGGCGACCTCGTCAGCCTCTCCGTGCAAACGCAGCAGCGCTTCACGTGGCGCGACGCGCTCAGCGTCACGACGTCCGTCGCGGCGCTCGCCGTCCTCGTGCTCCGGATTCTTGAGTAGGAGTCTCGCTCGCGAAGAGGACGAAGTCGGAGCGGCGAGGGGACAGCGCGGTAGTGGGAAACCGTTGGCGGGACGGGCGTACAGTGGGGTGCGTCCTACTACCTCTATCGTCCCTCTCGTGCTGGCTCTCATGGTGAAATACGCACCGATCATCGTCCTCGTCGCCGCATTCGTTTTCAATGGGTGCGAACTGGAGACGACCCCGGCTCCCGCAGCTTCCGAAGTGGACGCGCAGCCCGATGCGACCGATGAGAGGCAGGACGCAGCCGAGGCCCTTGCCGAGAGCGAGCGCGTCCTTTCGACGAACCTCGACCGGATCCTGGCGCACGCCGATTCCATCGAGTCCGCGCTCCGGCCCGTCCCCCTTCTTACGACGGCCCAGACCCGCACCTTTGACCGCTACCGCAACGACGACCACCTCGCTGTCGCCCGTCGCCTCGGGGTCCCGCAGCCGGTCGGCGCGAACGCTCGGGAGCGGCTGCTCGCCGAGGGCCGCCTGGTGCGGCTGGACAACTCTCATTACTGGACCGTCCGCGGTCTCGACTACTCCACGGCGCTCGTTACACCCGACGTGGAAGGGTTGTTGACTGAGATCGGCGAGCGGTTTCAGGCACGGCTAGCGGATCTGGGCGTGCCACCGCTCCGGCTCGAAGTGACCTCCGTGTTGCGGACGGCTGAGGACCAGGCCAGCCTCCGCCGCGTCAATCCCAACGCCGCCCGCGGTGAGAGCACGCACATGTACGGGACGACCGTCGACATCGCATACAGCAGCTTCCGCCCGCCGTCGGAGCCGGTGCTGGCGCTCGACACGGCCGAGGCGCCGTGGCTGGAGCCTCACTTGCGCCGGATGGAGGACGCGGCGACGGAGGCCGGAGCCGCACGGATGTCGCGCGAGTTGCAAGCGGAGCTCGGCCAGGTTCTCCGCGAGATGCAGGCCGAAGGCAAGGTGATGGTGACGATGGAAGTCCGCCAACCGGTCTTCCACATCACCGTCGCTCGCTCCTACGACGAGGGAGCCTGAGTTCGCCCACGGCCGACGCGGCGCATCCCTGCACGAGGTCTACACACGGTGAGCGGACCTTGAGGAGTGTTCGGCCGTATACAGACCATTCGCGTGAGTGATTTTCGCGCGGCCTGCCGCGATGTCCGTTACCAATGCGCTGAGGCGCACTGCCTATGTCTAAGCAACAGCCTATCCAACTCGAAGGCGTCGTCACCGATGCCCTTCCCAACGCTCAGTTTCGAGTCGAGCTCGAGAACGGTCACAAGATCCTCGGCCTGCTTTCCGGCAAGATGAGGAAGTTCTTCATCCGCATCCTCCCCGGCGACCGTGTCGACGTGGAGATGTCGCCGTACGATCTCTCTAAGGGCCGGATCGTCTACCGATACAAGTAAGATGTAAGCCGCGTGAGGGTATCGGTTTGCTTAGCCGATGCGGGACGCCGTGAGTAAGGGAGCCTCCCACCCCTTGCTCCCCACGTAGCGAAGCCGCTTTCCCCCTTTCGTACGAAGAGGGCGCCCCCGAGGCTCGGGAGCGCCCTCTCTACGTTTGTGCCCGCCTGGTCTACGGCGCGCTGCCAGGTCCGATGCTCGCCGCTTGAGCGGAGGCGGGCAACCGCTGCACGGCAGGATACGGAAGCGTGGGAGGGGAAGCTATCAGGCTTTCCCGGAATAGGCGTTAGGAATGGGCCCCGTGCTCGGGTGCGATACCGACACGAAAGGGCAGAGATACTTTGCGCTCGTACACCCTAAGCCGGCGTGAATCGGCTCGTGTTGCCACTGGAGTCCGAATGCGTTCCGCGAGGTTGAGGTCGGGTGGAGCGCGTGCAATGATTCCGTTAAGAGCACCCGATGCACTCGGATGGGCGCGCAGACGCTTTATCATGCGGACTGCCTGGCCGATACCGGGCCTGTTCGCCAGCATCATCGCTTCGCAGTGTCCCGAGATCTGAACCGGGACGGGTCGGGCGAATTCAAGCCCACCTCCCCAAACGTTCCCCTCCTGTGCCCCCTGACGCCCTCCGTTCCTTCCTGCCTGCCGAGCCGCTCACGTGGACGGTTACAGGGTGCGCGGGGTTCATCGGCTCGAACCTGGTGGAGGCGCTGCTGAGCGCGGGGCACCACGTCGTCGGGCTCGACGACTTCTCGACGGGCTACCGACATAACCTCGACGACGTGATAGGGCGGGTGGGGGCCGAAGCCACCGCGCGCTTCACCTTCATCGAAGGTGACATCCGTGACC
This genomic interval from Rhodothermales bacterium contains the following:
- a CDS encoding polysaccharide biosynthesis tyrosine autokinase, coding for MNTLLSGGALPGYPSLVEEEGLTLAELLRMLRQEWRLIVAVFLLVVLAVAAYTFTRQPVYQASSVVLVDTNGRRASGGTSLEDLLSVGGSNRTLYNEVEILRQSLPLAERVGARLLEEAPEGTPLAGGVEGVSPTVNVTARQIMAGRVRFAPINDRADLITITAMSTAPAEAALIANLYAEEYRNRSQETSRASVVSSRAFIEEQAQKRSEELSGVEDRLTEFMTREGAVALDSEGQNAVSQIAAIDAAIEESRVEIEVERAALRSLEQQVEEVEPGLVRRIASGVENEIRVLQERIAQLELQASDYYAVDPSLRGNESANEDLRVITTSIAGLRQQVDALSQQYVREVLAVGGMGPEAGGSALSYVTQLKRQVVEKRIRIQGLQARLAVLQNQLQSYESRLRDIPRQTIELAQLSRQRQSTERTYLFLVEKLQEARVAEESELGYVEVIRRADVPWQPVSPQPLRNMLVGMLFGLVLGVGLALMRRTLDHRIRTPEDLRQHGFSVLGVVPDMADIIKRNFGGKDLVRIDSHEVRATLAAALHPLSPVTEAVRHLRTSIRFSLPDKRVQVLLLTSSGPGEGKSTTAMNLAISMAQAGHRTLLVDADLRRPTVHSHLNIPRQNGLSELLFRSSPPDWEAFRRRLKVTWDHFDDEVENLYVLPAGKSVPSPAELLGSRRLRDLVGEMRQAFDIVIFDTPPALAVTDPVLVATLCDAAVLVAVAKETDWTTLERAREHLEVSGVPVIGCVLNKFTGREAKGYGYGYGYGYGYGAADSFALSSGAESPSTPASVEV
- a CDS encoding SLBB domain-containing protein; translated protein: MRLALFLFCFTMLGAGSAEAQTLTTNSGVAVYRYANPGQPTMDVRVWGAVRSPGVYQVERDMDLIEVLTLAGGPSIPSADDRSVRNVHVEILREAAAGRTAVLTTTLDALTALDTPLPDLQDGDLVSLSVQTQQRFTWRDALSVTTSVAALAVLVLRILE
- a CDS encoding DUF5715 family protein yields the protein MVKYAPIIVLVAAFVFNGCELETTPAPAASEVDAQPDATDERQDAAEALAESERVLSTNLDRILAHADSIESALRPVPLLTTAQTRTFDRYRNDDHLAVARRLGVPQPVGANARERLLAEGRLVRLDNSHYWTVRGLDYSTALVTPDVEGLLTEIGERFQARLADLGVPPLRLEVTSVLRTAEDQASLRRVNPNAARGESTHMYGTTVDIAYSSFRPPSEPVLALDTAEAPWLEPHLRRMEDAATEAGAARMSRELQAELGQVLREMQAEGKVMVTMEVRQPVFHITVARSYDEGA
- the infA gene encoding translation initiation factor IF-1, encoding MSKQQPIQLEGVVTDALPNAQFRVELENGHKILGLLSGKMRKFFIRILPGDRVDVEMSPYDLSKGRIVYRYK